Proteins encoded in a region of the Mucilaginibacter sabulilitoris genome:
- a CDS encoding cation diffusion facilitator family transporter, translated as MSAGHDHSHAHGHHHHDHAPKIDHLNSAFIIGIILNSVFVVIEAIAGFITHSLSLLTDAGHNLSDVASLALALLAFKLTKVSANRTYTYGYKRSTIIVSFFNAIILFVAVGFIVYEAIVRFMNPETVSGGTMAWVAFIGIGINAFTAWLFVKDKDTDLNVKGAYLHMAVDAIVSFGVVVSGIIIYFTGLYWIDSVVSVIIGIVILRGTWSLLKDSLRLEMDGVPAEMDLSKIKAELMKCKGVVDVHHMHVWALSTTENALTAHLVVKPEAMTEFDNIKHDLRHRLQHLDINHSTFEPEFADEKCKQPECL; from the coding sequence ATGTCAGCAGGTCACGATCATTCACATGCGCACGGTCACCATCACCATGATCATGCCCCCAAAATAGATCATCTGAACTCCGCGTTCATTATAGGTATTATATTAAACTCGGTATTTGTGGTGATTGAAGCGATTGCGGGTTTTATAACACACTCCTTATCATTGCTAACAGACGCAGGGCATAACCTCAGCGATGTAGCTTCGCTTGCCCTGGCTTTGCTGGCTTTTAAGCTAACCAAAGTAAGTGCCAACAGAACGTACACTTACGGCTATAAACGGTCAACCATCATTGTATCCTTTTTTAACGCAATAATTTTATTTGTGGCAGTAGGCTTTATCGTTTACGAAGCTATTGTGCGTTTTATGAACCCTGAAACCGTATCGGGTGGTACCATGGCCTGGGTGGCGTTTATTGGCATTGGCATAAATGCTTTTACGGCCTGGCTTTTTGTAAAGGATAAAGATACCGACTTGAATGTAAAAGGCGCCTACCTGCACATGGCGGTTGATGCCATTGTATCATTTGGCGTAGTGGTATCGGGTATCATCATTTATTTTACCGGCTTGTATTGGATTGATAGCGTAGTGAGCGTAATTATTGGTATTGTGATACTGCGCGGCACCTGGAGCCTTTTAAAAGATAGCCTGCGTTTAGAAATGGATGGTGTGCCAGCCGAAATGGACCTAAGCAAAATTAAAGCCGAACTGATGAAATGTAAAGGTGTGGTTGATGTGCACCACATGCACGTTTGGGCCCTGAGCACTACGGAAAATGCCCTCACCGCCCATCTGGTTGTAAAGCCGGAAGCGATGACCGAATTTGACAATATTAAGCACGACCTGCGCCACCGCCTGCAACACCTCGATATTAATCACAGCACCTTTGAACCCGAGTTTGCTGACGAGAAATGCAAACAGCCGGAGTGCTTGTAA
- the rlmH gene encoding 23S rRNA (pseudouridine(1915)-N(3))-methyltransferase RlmH: MKITFLTVGKTEDAYLKEGIDKYVKRLKHYTKLELVELNELKNTKALSAEQQKAKEAEMILKKINQLDYVVLMDEKGKEYSSTQFAAYINKKEISSSANLIFIIGGPYGFDQSVYQRANDKISLSRMTFSHQMVRLFFVEQLYRAYTIIKGEPYHHE, translated from the coding sequence ATGAAGATTACTTTTCTCACCGTTGGCAAAACCGAAGATGCTTACTTAAAAGAAGGCATTGATAAGTATGTAAAACGCCTGAAGCATTACACCAAACTGGAATTGGTTGAACTTAACGAACTGAAAAACACCAAGGCCCTGAGCGCCGAACAGCAAAAAGCAAAGGAAGCCGAGATGATACTCAAAAAAATAAACCAGCTCGATTATGTTGTACTTATGGACGAAAAGGGCAAGGAGTATTCATCTACACAGTTTGCTGCTTATATCAACAAAAAGGAGATTAGCTCGTCGGCCAATCTTATTTTTATCATTGGCGGCCCGTATGGGTTTGATCAGTCGGTTTACCAGCGGGCCAACGATAAAATATCCCTCTCCCGCATGACTTTCTCGCACCAGATGGTACGCCTGTTTTTTGTAGAGCAGCTATACCGGGCTTACACCATTATTAAAGGTGAACCCTATCATCATGAATAA